The region CCGAGCTCGAGTTTGAATATGCAAATACTCTGCTCATATTTGGTTACATTTCTAAATTGTGACGGTAATTTCCCTCACAAGTTCAAAAAACAGTGACGAAATTTATCTGAGATGTAAACTAGTTAATTACCGCAATTGTACGTCCTGATTCTGCAACAAACAATTTTCCTTCAGGATTTCTCAGACAAACAGCAGAATGACCCGCATAAGAACCTGTGACCCACTTCTCCAGCGACTCGAAACCGCCGGACTGTCCTCGAATTTTCGACAATGCGAGAAAATCTCCGGACCGAATGTCGTCAGGATTGATGTTGGCGGTGACCCATGGGTGGGGTCTCTCTTCCAAGCTCACATTCATGTAATCCTTCAGGAATTGAACATTGGCCTTTTCGCCTTCATCAGAATTTTCAAACAGTTTTCTGAAATCATCTATTGCAACAACTGTATCCAACGGCCCTGATGGCAGCACAAATATTGAAATTCCCCTTCTTTTTACCTGATTTCATTTGACAAATATGCAATTCAAATTTTAGTTAGGATTGATGTTTTAAGAACCAGATTGGATGGTTTGATTCTTTTTTGGCTTTATTGCTTCAAAAATCATCAACtctcgcgtgtttttggtatttaacacgaacttttaattttgacatataaatacacgaactatcaattttttccaTATATAACACGGGCACCGTTTTTGACATAAAACAACACCCTTTTTTTTACCTAAAATGGCAATGTTTTATACCTAAAACGACACAGTTTTTCACCTAAAACATAAACTTggtcatatatgcaaaaaattgatagttcgtgtatttatatgccaaaattaaaagttcatgtcaaataccaaaaacacgcgaaagttggtgtttttttgtgcatttaagccttctTTTTTCAAATCAGATTTTTAGTTCAACTAGTTTGAATTGAGAAAAATCATATGAATAAGTTGAACCATGAAAATTGACCGGTTTCTATAAGTATAATTATagttcatttttcaaaaatacaaaagtTCATATATaagaattaattatattttttataattctcaATGAATATCGTGAATAGATATACTTACAAATTCATACTCAGCTTTCTCTTGCCATAGAAACTCAACTTTATGCTCTCCTTTTTTCCAATACTCATCATGATGAATATTGAATGGAGttgcaaatatataaatatttgaacAATACCACTCATACCAACGAGCCTCGCTAAcctgatataaaaaaatagaccgtttaaattttatatgaaaccatttatataaaatatggcTTAATGATTCAAATActcctatttaattttttaattctaaataaaacctttagaaaattattaattttaccttatttatattttcaacttttaattataattatttttaaagaattttacaTATAACAGTTCATCCTTCCGCGTCTGTATCGATTTAAGTGCaacgtttaaaatttggcaTATAAGAGaacaatttttgattttttggcaGTTTACagtccaaaattattatttaatgtcgATATTCTGGTCATTAAAAACCGCCAAAACAACATCGTTTGGTGAAAATTAGAaactaccaaaaaaaaaaagtttgaccTTATCCTGTTAATTTTGAAAGTTGTGactaaatcgctataaatatgaaatattaaaattttatatatagataatttttctaaatttcaaTTGATGTTTAGCCATATGAAAGCcacatttttagatttttagagTTTCAAATTAGCTTTAATTTAATAAGgcctaatagtaaaaaaaacccaaacctttacgacttgttgcaactatatccaaaccttttaatttttgcaataatatccaaattgcattttttgtagcaataatagtcaaattaatggctaaacttgttgttttcaattaagatattaggctattattatgtttgatgtataataatatagtaaaagtcccaaaacaatggcaaaaaattcaaaaaaattcacatacaaagtgcaatttggatattattgcaacaaaataatgcaaattggatattattgcaaaaattaaaaggtttggatataattgtaacaagtcgtaaaggtttaggtttttttgccattaagccatttaataaatgtatcagcaaataaataaaaacaaatttcatCCGTGACATCGCTTTTAGGTGGCGGAAATCCACGttcttttcaattaaatttaaaagtgaaCGTCTCAAAGTTGAAAatgcaaaatatattaaaatcagTGTTTCTAAAAATCTGGTTAGAATTAACTGCACACACAAAAATCTAGTTATTTTTAAGTCattgtacatatatatacatatataaaaccaaaaaaaaaagaacataaaacAAAAGTTGTCTATACATACATGGATATGGAGGGTTCCACCACCATATTTACCGCGGTTATTAAATTCCAAAGTAGCGTGGTTGTTTCGGAAGCAAGAAGCCTCCCATGTAAGGGTATCCTTTCGAGCAGAGACATGCCCTACAAACCCTGGCAAAATCTCGTCAATACGGTTCATATCATTTGGAAATTTCATTTCCAGCAATGACTCAAACATTTTCCTACTGATCTGATCATCATCAGCAGCTAATCTTGCTGCTTTAGTATCCAAaatcaagaagaagaagaagatagaaATGGTGAGGAGTAATTTTGAAAATGGCGCCATGTTATAGAAATGGTTTGGTGGGAGTGGGAGTGAAGAACTCATACCCTCCTTCCTTCCTTATATATAGGAGTGAGCTCGGTTCGGTTTCATATGTAGATTTTCAAAATCGAAGCAAACTACtcttataaaattcaaaattaaattttatttgtttggtgACGGTTATTTCGGGTCTGTaaactgaaattttaatttgatataatttaatttaaaccgagaatatgaatttttaatttagcaTCATTagaattatgtttatatattgttactaaatataatatttattagtgGTGATTTAACATCGGTTTGTAATAAAAGCGCTAATGGGTAATTGATttagtaatatatataaaaacagaaAAGGTCACAATTTGGTTTTTTAGTTCGGTTAGATTTGATTTTTTGGGTTCGATTTGGTTCATCAAGGtctaaaatctaattataatcAAAAACCGCACTTCTTAAAATTCTAAACCAAATAGAAGTATGTAAGCTACTTTAACCGATCCATTTTCAATTTTGGTACGATTTAATTATGttgtttggttcgattttttacTCACCTCTACATATATAAACTCTTTATGTCTTCACCGATAATATTAGAATTTGAAATTAAGATAAAGAGATTTTCATTAAGTTAATAATTGTGATTACATTCTTCTTTATATAGAGAAGAAGATTGACACTTGTCCTATTGCTATTTGCTCTTTACACAACGGCTAAATTGCCTAGAGCTGATAACAGACTCTGCAACTAACTTACTGACTGTTTCTGTAACAAACTAACTGCATGGCTAAATATCCTATTTAGTCCTCTAACTTATTAATTTGATAAAGAATTAAATCTGCTTTCTATATTTAACatcccccctcaagctggacTGTATAAACTTTGTACACCAAGCTTGCTAAGAAAACTGAGAAATGTTGCTGGAGGTAATGGCTTTGTGAAAAAATCAGCCAACTGATTTTCAGAACTAACAAGAAAAAGATGCAGCAGTCCAGATTGGATTTTCTGTCGAACTATGTGACAATCTATCTCTATATGTTTTGTCCTCTCATGGAAAACTGGATTGTGAGCCAAGTAGCATGCAGCTTGATTATCACAGTAGACATTTGCTGGAAGATGATCATTAACTTGTAGTTCTTGAAGTAAGAATGAAATCCACTGAATTTCACAAGTTACATTTGCCAAAGCCCTATACTCTGCCTCTGAGCTTGACTTTGAAACTGTGACTTGCTTTTTTGTTTTCCATGATATGAGTGATTGACCAAGAAATACACAGAAACCAGAAATGGATCTTCTTGTTTCTGGACATGTTGCCCAGTCAGAGTCTGAAAAGGCCTTGATCTTTATTTGATTATCTGCTGAAAAGAACAATCCTTGTCCTGGAGACTTTTTGAGATATCTCAGAACTCTTCCTATTGTAGAATAATGGACCTCAGTTGGACAATCAAGAAATTGAGATAATTGTTGAATTGAGTATGCTATGTCTGGCCTTGTACTGCATAGATATATCAACTTGCCAACCAATCTCCTGTAAGCCTTAATATCTGGATATAATGGTCCATCATTCTTGACTAGTTTTGTAGAAGGAATCATAGGTGTTGAAGCTGGTTTTGAACCTAAGTAACCTGTTTCTGTTAATAAATCCAGGACATACTTCTTCTGACATAAATTTATTCCAGCTTTGGATCTTGCTACTTCAAGTCCAAGAAAAAACTTCAAAGCACCTAAATCTTTAATCTTGAACTCTTTATGTAGATAATCTTTAACTGATTTGATTTCCTGTGTATCATTCCCAGAAAGTATGACATCATTTACATATACCAATAAAGCTGTGAACTTATCTGCTTTTCTCTTTGTGAACAAAGATGTATCTGATGTTGCTTGCTTGTAACCTTGAGATATTAGAGCTTCTGTCAGCTTTACATTCCATTGTCTACTGGCTTGTTTAAGCCCATATAATGACTTATTTAACCTGCAAACAGTGTTAGTGTTCTGACCAGAAAGTCCCAAAGGAATATCCATATAAACCTCTTCATTTAAATCTCCATGTAAAAAGGCATTATTAATGTCTAGTTGCTGCAATATCCAGTTATTAGAAGCAGCTATAGCCAACAGAACTCTAATTGTGGTCATTTTTGCCAC is a window of Mercurialis annua linkage group LG2, ddMerAnnu1.2, whole genome shotgun sequence DNA encoding:
- the LOC126670171 gene encoding uncharacterized protein LOC126670171; its protein translation is MAPFSKLLLTISIFFFFLILDTKAARLAADDDQISRKMFESLLEMKFPNDMNRIDEILPGFVGHVSARKDTLTWEASCFRNNHATLEFNNRGKYGGGTLHIHVSEARWYEWYCSNIYIFATPFNIHHDEYWKKGEHKVEFLWQEKAEYEFVKRRGISIFVLPSGPLDTVVAIDDFRKLFENSDEGEKANVQFLKDYMNVSLEERPHPWVTANINPDDIRSGDFLALSKIRGQSGGFESLEKWVTGSYAGHSAVCLRNPEGKLFVAESGRTIAGKDVVDVLPWEEWWDFEQSNDEGNPHIALLPLHPDVRAKFNETAAWEYAISLKGNPYGYHNVIFSWIDTPKQNYPSRVDAHLVAAFMVMWNTINSNSASRLWNEALNKRLGTQGLDFPGILVETEERGLNFSDILAIPELDHWEYTDGKSVSCVAYVIRIYKAAGIFHPITNSIQATEFMVRDGYQVKLYEDDTSRLPKWCNNEKDKIKQPFCQIRGKYRMDLPGYNTIEPYPNMNERCPSLPPSYEREPKNC